The stretch of DNA TGATCGGAAAACCGAGTAAGCGAAAGTGCATGATGACCTCATAGGCGAAAAGGAATGGGGAATGAGGGGTTATGGAGCAGAAGCCACAAGGCTTCCGTACTCCCGGCCTGTTGGCGAATCGCGACCCGAAGTCGTTCGAACACAGCTGGACCCCACGAGCTCTGCTGGGCCTTCAACTGACGAAGGCACTGACGTGTAAAGCCTTGTACAGCGTTGGTGGTGTGAAACATTCTCGGGGGCAGCCCGTGAGATCCGAAGAGAAAGAAACGGAGCGTGGGTTGGATGGCGAGATCACCCAAGATCATGTCGGTGCCCAACCCTGCATTGATTCCATCGATCCAGGCTTCATAGAGACGGGTCGTCTGTGGGGTGGCCAGGTTGATAAGCAGGAGGATCAGGAGGACATGTTCGACCTGAGAGAGGCCTAAGCGCAGGGTGACGGTCAGGGGATCAATGACCAAACTGCTATGACGGGTGTCTTCTCGAATCAGCAGGGAGGTTTCATCCGGTGCGTGCCGGGGACGGTAGCGTGATAAGGGCACGGCGCCGGGCTGGCTATGCCGAATGATTGCCGTGGGGTCTCGCGGATGGTCAGATCCCGAGTCGTTCATCTCGAGATACAGCATTAGGCCTTGCCTTGCTTCGTACGCCCGCGTTTGACCGTCGCGCCGTGTTTATCTTTCAACAAGGCCGACACCTGTGAGAGTTCACTCTCGAGCGACTGCATGCGCGCTTGGAGCTGCTCCTTGTAAGATTTCGGGGTGCCATTTGTATTGATGGGAATGGTATCTCCCGGCGTGACAAGTTCCCCTTTCCATTCACTGGTGACTGTGTGAAAGGACCATCGTCCTTTCGCAATGTGGTCGATCGTCCCTGCGCCGGCGAGATAGCTCATCACGGGCATCACGTCATTCATCTCGTCGCACATGCAGACCATGATGAGGTAGCCTGTCGGCGCGACCAGATTGAAGGACCGAAACTCCCGTGTCTTACTTCGGCCACGGCTCGTTTCAATGATCTCCCCGACATTGGCGGTAAACACACACTCGTTGTGGGCATAAAAGCGCCCGGTCGGCGTGGTGTCTAATGGAAAGAAGTCCCGGTTCAACGATTTCCTGCTCGGGTCCCATGTGACGCGAGCGACAAACAGCCGGTCGTTCCGGAAACTTGTGGCTGTGAAGCGAAAGCGAAAGGTCATGGCGGTGGTCATCGCCCCTCCGCGGCGTGGAGTGCGGTGAGGGTGGGTTGTGGGATGCTGCGAATGAATCGGCACGGTTGAGTGAGGATTTGCTGGGCGCCGTGGTGGTAGTGCTCGACGGGATACAACATCGTCAGCTGATCTTTCGCCCGAGTGACCGCGACATAGAACAAGCGCCGTTCTTCTTCCAGGACGGGTTCGTCGTACCAGCTTCGAACCGGGGGAAATTGTCCGTCCAAGAGCCAGATGACAAAGACCACTTTCCACTCCAGTCCCTTCGCGCTGTGGATGGTGGAGAGGGTGAGGTGGCCGTCCTTCTGGTCCCGGCTCCCATCTTTGCTCTGATTGGGATCTAACGTGATGTCTTGAAGAAAGACTTCGAGCGAGGGGTTGTGTCCGGCCAGTTCCGCCAGTTTCTTGAGATCGTCCATCCGGTGCTCCGCTTCGGTGCCGTAGTCACGGCGTAACAACGGTTCGTAGTGATGAAGGACCAGATTCATTCGGTCCATCACCGGGATGGTTTCGTCTTGTACGGACCGGATCACGGCCGCGAGGTTGCTGAGGGCTCGCTGTTGTTTCCCTCCGGTCTGTTCGAGCACATCCAGCGGGTGCGGGTGAGCCTCCATGGACTCAATGAGACGTTGGGCGAACTTGGCTCCTACGCGATCGATGAGTAGTAACAGGCGGTGCCAGGCTCCGGCATCGAGCGGATTGTCGGCCACACGGAGGTAGGCCAGTACGTCTTTGACGTGAGCAGTCTCTGTGAGCTGAAGCCCTCCGTATTTGACGAAGTGGAGCCGGTGCTTGGTGAGACAGGCTTCCAGTTCAAATGAGTGAGAGGAGGAGCGGAAGAGGACGGCCATGTCTTCTAACGAGACTCCTTGATTCAGGAGTTCAAGAATGCGAGTCGCGATGAATTGGCTTTGCGCGAGTTCCGATTCGCAGGTCACGAGTTCAGGCTGCGATCCATCTTCTTGCGAGGTAAAGAGCTTCTTGGGGATGAGCCCCTTGGCGTCCTGCAAGATGTGGTTGGCGACATTCAGAATCTGCTTGGTGCTTCGATAGTTTTGCTCTAAGCGGAAGATGTGGGCGTGGGGGAAGGACTTGAGAAAGCCTTTCATGCTGTCGATCATCGAACCGCGGAACCCGTAAATCGCTTGGGCATCATCTCCTACCACCATCACGTTCTGATGTTCGGACGCCAAGAGTTGGACGATCATGGCCTGTAACTCCGTCGAATCTTGGTATTCGTCGACGAGAAGCGCTTGGTAGTGGTGCGCGAGTCGGAGACGAGTGGGGGCATGAATGCACAGCAGTTTGTAGAGCAGCAGGAGAAGATCGTCGTAGTCCAGCCGATGCTGTTGCCATTTCGTATCCGTGTAGACTCTGTACAGCGCGACGAGTTGAGGAGTGTGTTCCTCGAGCCAGGGGAAATACGTGGCGACGACGTCGGGAATCGGTCGCAACATGTTGGCGGCGCGACTAAACACGGCCGCAATGTGCTGCTTTTTCGGAAAGCCGGTGCGAGACGTAAAGCCTCGTTTGCTTGCGAGAATGTGAATCAATCCAGTGGCGTCGTCTTCATCCATAATGCTGAATTTGTTGTGAAGCCCGATCGCTGCGCCATAGATCTTGAGCAAGGTGAGGCCCATTGCGTGGAAGGTCCCGCCTTGGATCTTGAGCGGTGATTGGTTCAGGAGGACTTGCGTCCGATGGATCATTTCGTCAGCGGCTTTTCGGGTAAAGGTAATCAGAAGAATCTGTTCCGGCGCGACGCCTTGATTCACGAGTCCGGCCACACGATGGATCAAGGTATGGGTTTTTCCGCTGCCGGCTCCCGCCAGCACCAATGTGGGGCCTGGGGGGGCCAGCACGACTTCTTGTTGTTGGGGATTCAGCCGTGCCGATAGTGCGATGCTTGAGGGCGTACTAAATGAGAGAGAGGACAGTTCGCGTACGGTCTCATGGGACCGTGCTGGGACCTGGGGCCATTGATGCAGCCACGCCGGCACTGGACGGCCCTCTTCGGGAGGCGCAATGGGTTGCCCTTTCCGTGTAGGGAGGAGCGAGGGATCTTGTTCAACTGAAAATAAATCATCTTTGAGCGTAGTCGCACGAAACACGACGGCCTCCATGTGGGTCACTCTTCAGGGACTGATGTGAGAAAACTATTACTTGGGAGAAGGGATCAGGGTGGTAGAGAGCTTCCGGATGTAGTCCGAGTCGCCTAGACCCAGTACGACGGCACAATGATGCGGCGTTGTGGTGTCGGTTGGCTGCCGGAAGGCTGTGAAGTATGTGCAGTTCACGCAGATCTTCCAACTGGGCATCGTGCCCTTGGAGGAAATCAGGTGCCATTGTCTTGTGAGCACGGCAATCAGGTCCGCGAGGGCCGCCGGGGAACTTTGCGGGATGAAGGCCAACAAGAACTGTGGCCAGCTCCAGAGGCGCTCGAACTCTTTCCGTCCGCGCGGGGTCATGCTGAAGACCGGTTCGCCATCGGCTGGCTCTGGTGTCGACTGGGTCAGGAAGTCGTGGTGCAGCAGGACGCACAGTGCGCCTGTGATGGCGCAATTCGAAAAGTGTGTACGAGAGGCGATCTCTCGACGTGTCAACGGATGTTCCACGTTGGCGATGATTGCTAGTAGATGGCGGGCAACTAACTCGTCGTTGGACCACCTGGGGTACTCGACGCTCCAGTTGTAGAGCGCCAGTTCGTGGAGAAGGAATATGGCTCGTTTTTGGTGGATCGCCAAGGACTCGTTTTGCGTGACGGCGTGACTCGCTGCCTCGCTCGTGGTGTGACTCTGTGTCGGTCGTTGTTGTGGTGTGAACATGATGGTCTGCTGTCCTGGTAACACAGCAAATTCTGTATCTGCAAGGGTTCATCAAAAATAGTTTCTGTAAGCCAAGGCAATCACTAGGTCTGCCAAGGGGCTCCCTGGGCCGGTTGAGGGAGATCCCTAGGTGGATGGAATCATGTCAGCGCCGCCGGCGGCCGTGTCCGTTCCGAGAACTGTTCGGTCCGATCAAGCTCAGTTTGCCGTTGTCCTTTGCTCCTGCGGTCTTTCCGCGACCAGTGCCCGACGGGACCTGTCCATCATGGTGAGGCTTGAGTGATTCTTCGATCTGTGACAGGGACTGCGCCAGCTCCTTGAGGTAACTCATGGCCTTTTCGCGATCGGCTTGCCCGAGTGCTGGCAATTTGGCGGCATAGATCGTGAGGCAATGCAGGAAGCGCTTGCTGTACTCCAAACTATTGAGCAGTTGTTCCGGTGAGAGCGTATCGGCATTACTCATGCGCTCTGCCACTACAATATGGGCGGCTTTCGCCTCTGCTGTTTGTCCGGTCACTTGATGCTCGAGAGACTCCACTTTCTCTTCTAGGTTGCTGATTGTCTGATCTCTGTCCTTCAGCGTCTTCGACAGTGTGGTATTGATCTTCCGGATTTCCGCGATCTCTTCAGTGGAATTCTTCCTGAATTCTTGGATCTGTGATTCAAGCCGAGCGATCTCCTGCCTGTGCTGTCTCATGCCTTCGTCTGAACCGGCTGGGAGGGTTGGTTTCTTCTCTCCACCAGAAGAGGTTTTGGCCCCACGGCCGTTGAGCTTGATGCGGTCTGCGCGATCGAGCCATTCCCTGAGATAATCCTCTTGTTCCTCAACAGAGGCCTGGGCGAGCCTGAGTCGCACTTCGTGCGGGAGGATAATCAGAAGTTCTTGGATGCCCGGGATCAAGCGGCTAAAGGCGGTCTCGCGCAGTGTCTTTTCCTGCTGTTGCAACCGGCGCCGGTCGCTTTCGCTCAGCTGGCGACGGTGAATGTTGTCGAACAAGGCAGAGA from Nitrospira sp. encodes:
- a CDS encoding ParB N-terminal domain-containing protein produces the protein MESVMIPVNQLKTRPEYKNLFPPLTDDEYQTLKNDIVIAGIHTPLIVERWGEKGDGGYVVLAGHHRQDIAIETGLPEVPCRIATTIEQRISALFDNIHRRQLSESDRRRLQQQEKTLRETAFSRLIPGIQELLIILPHEVRLRLAQASVEEQEDYLREWLDRADRIKLNGRGAKTSSGGEKKPTLPAGSDEGMRQHRQEIARLESQIQEFRKNSTEEIAEIRKINTTLSKTLKDRDQTISNLEEKVESLEHQVTGQTAEAKAAHIVVAERMSNADTLSPEQLLNSLEYSKRFLHCLTIYAAKLPALGQADREKAMSYLKELAQSLSQIEESLKPHHDGQVPSGTGRGKTAGAKDNGKLSLIGPNSSRNGHGRRRR
- a CDS encoding ATP-dependent helicase; translated protein: MFRATTLKDDLFSVEQDPSLLPTRKGQPIAPPEEGRPVPAWLHQWPQVPARSHETVRELSSLSFSTPSSIALSARLNPQQQEVVLAPPGPTLVLAGAGSGKTHTLIHRVAGLVNQGVAPEQILLITFTRKAADEMIHRTQVLLNQSPLKIQGGTFHAMGLTLLKIYGAAIGLHNKFSIMDEDDATGLIHILASKRGFTSRTGFPKKQHIAAVFSRAANMLRPIPDVVATYFPWLEEHTPQLVALYRVYTDTKWQQHRLDYDDLLLLLYKLLCIHAPTRLRLAHHYQALLVDEYQDSTELQAMIVQLLASEHQNVMVVGDDAQAIYGFRGSMIDSMKGFLKSFPHAHIFRLEQNYRSTKQILNVANHILQDAKGLIPKKLFTSQEDGSQPELVTCESELAQSQFIATRILELLNQGVSLEDMAVLFRSSSHSFELEACLTKHRLHFVKYGGLQLTETAHVKDVLAYLRVADNPLDAGAWHRLLLLIDRVGAKFAQRLIESMEAHPHPLDVLEQTGGKQQRALSNLAAVIRSVQDETIPVMDRMNLVLHHYEPLLRRDYGTEAEHRMDDLKKLAELAGHNPSLEVFLQDITLDPNQSKDGSRDQKDGHLTLSTIHSAKGLEWKVVFVIWLLDGQFPPVRSWYDEPVLEEERRLFYVAVTRAKDQLTMLYPVEHYHHGAQQILTQPCRFIRSIPQPTLTALHAAEGR